The stretch of DNA GCGCTGTATGGATTATGCGCCGTTGCGCTGGTCGAGCAGCGTGCTGATTTGGACGGTGCCGACGACGTCGGTTTTGATATCGACCTGCCGGTTTTCAGCGTCGGCCGTGCCGCGCAGCTGGCCAACATCCATCCCCAGACCCTGCGTCAGTACGATCGTCAGGGGCTTATTGTTCCGCAGCGAACGGAAGGCGGCGCCCGCCGCTACTCCCTGCGCGATGTGCACAAGCTCGCCGAGGCTCAGCGGATGAGCCAGGAAGACGGCATCAACCTCGCCGGCATTTCGCGTATCCTCGACCTGCAGGAGGAGAACCGCCAACTGCGGCGCGAGGTGAAGCGTCTTGAACGCCCGCGCGGTTCAAGTATTTTCGCGGCCGATTCCGACGGTGACATCACCGAGATTCAGCGCTCTCGTCAGGCCCGTCGCTGGCGTCACGAGGTACAGGCGCATACCCGTGAGCTTCCCGGTCGCCCGTACTATGCCAACGATGCCGTCAATCCCCATGTTTCGAATGCGCAATCGGACGCAGCTGGAACCGGAGCCGACGCATCGCAGGAACAAGGCGCTGCCCACAAGCCCCGTCATGCCGCAAAGCCCGGCGACGATTCGCCGCATTCCGATCCGTTCGTCGATCCGCGTTCATTGGTCGTCTGGAGCAACTATTTCGACTGATTGGTGATTGCTGTCACCTCAATGAAATAGGAATGACCGGAACCGTAAACCGATGAATTTGGAAAGTAAAAAATGGCCTGTGGTTTTTGGATATTGCACGATTATGTGCGTTTCCAAAAGCCACAGGCCATTGGTTTGATTGAGATAGGTTTGAATCTTGCAGACCTTTCGGCCAGTCAGCATTGACTAGTTGACGTTGACCGGCCGATTGTTGGTCATTGTGTCTCGATTTTTAAGGTTCGGCTATTTACTTCGAGGCAGCTTCCTTCTTCGGCTTCCGTTCTGACAATCCTACGATCCAGGAAAGCAAAGCGCCTACCAGAACGAAGGAACCGAGCGCTACAAGGCCCGCCTTACCGGAGCCAAGGGTGCCGAACAGCGTATCGAACCAAACGCGGAGGTTCGGGGCGAAGAATCCGCCGAAATTACCAACCATATTGACCATGCCGATACCGCCGGCGAGAGCGGCGCCGGTGAACAGCTCGGTGGGCATCCTCCAGAAGATCGGTTGCGAAGCCACAACGCCGGTCGCCGCAAAGCAGAGGCACACAATGGCAAGCACCGGCGGGACGAATGGCGAAAGCGCGATGGCCAGTCCGGTGATGAGCAGGATAAGCGCCACAAACTGGGGATGATGGCCATACTTCGAAGAAATCTTCGGAAGCAGCCAGGTTCCCAAAAGTGCGCAAGCCCACGGAATCATTGAAATAAGCGAGACGGTCATGCCGACTTTCTTGCCGATAAGCCCGGAAACCTGGGTGGGCAGGTAGAAGGTGATTCCGTAGACGCCAACCTGAATCATGAAATAGACGATGGAAAGAACCCATACGCGCCAGGACTTGACGGCTCCAGACATGCTGGACTCGGTCTTGACCTCGCCGGAATTCGCTTCCTCTTCAATGGTGTCAGCGAGCAACTCGCCTTCATCGTGTGTGAGATAGCGTGCTACGCGCGGCGAATCGTCAAGGCAATACCAAGCGGCAAAGCCGACGAAAATAGCGAGAATGCCTTCAATGAGGAACATCCAGAACCAGCCTGGCTTTCCGCCCAGGCCGTGCATCTGCAGCAGGAGGCCAGAAAGCGGGGCGCCTATGACCATGGCTATCGGAACGCCCATATAGAAGAGGCCGCGTATCTCGTCCTGCTGTTTCTTCGGGAAGAAGATAGTGGTCAGATAAATCGCGCCCGGGAAGAATCCGGCTTCAGCCACGCCCAGCAGTACTCGAACGATGATGAAGGAAGAGGTGCCGTTGGTAAACGCCATCGAAGCGCCGACGATGCCCCAAACGATGGTCAGTATCGTCAACCATTTACGTGCGCCGACCTTGCGCAACATCAGGTTCGCCGGTGTGCCGAGGAACGCGTATATGACGAAGAACATGCCTGAACCCAATGCGTATCCTTGGGCGGTCAGCCCTGTGTCTGCCATATATGACTGCTGTGCATAACTGATGTTGCTGCGGTCGAAGAACGCCATAACATACATCAGTAGCAGGAACGGAACAAGATGCCGCGCAGTCTTGCTGATGATTCGAGTCAGCTCTGCCTGCTTGTCTTCTTTCGGTTTTCCCTGTCTCTTCGCTGAAACGTTTGTTTCCGCCATATAAACCTCCCTGTTGCATGGCAAATCGAACATTTACACAACAAAAAGTTCAGGCCTCGGTTGAGTTAAATGGTTACGCGACATTGCGCGCAATATAGTCTGATGATGACCATAAATGAGTTAAGCCTGTTCTCCCTGTTGCCACCATCGTATGTAGGGGCTGAAGGTCGTCCCGGTATGTGAACAAATGTGATTTAGGTTACATTAAAGAATATGGGGAAAAGTGCGGTTTGCTTATCCCGTTGGATGAGGGGCCGTTCATATATCGGGATGGCCGATTCGTGAATCTTATAGTGGCAATTGACGGCTCCGCCACGTGTAGCTAAAGCGGGGCTGTGCAATGCAGAACGGTATGGAGGCTGTTCTGTAACGTCTACGAAGGAGACAGATATGTCGCTAAAAGCAGCAATGAAGCTACCAACAATTACGGCGATTAGAGCCTACAGTATGGGTGGTGCCGCTGCCAAGATCCAAGGGCAAGGTGGTGGCGATTACCACGATCAGCCCAAGGGCCATTGGATTGACAACCATATTGCGACCCCGATGAGCAAGTATAAGGAATACGAGCAGTCTCGTCAGTCCTTCGGCCTTAACGTGCTGGGCACGCTGGTGGTCGTGGTTGAGGCTTCCGATGGGACCAAAGGTTTTGCCATCTCAACGGCAGGACAGGTTGGCTGCTTCATCGTCGAGAAGCATCTGAACCGCTTTGTTGAGGGCAAGCGCGTTGATCAGATCAAGCTGATTCACGACCAGATGCTCAATTCCACTTGGTTCTATTCCGGTGGCGGCGGTGTTGTGATGAACACGATTTCCTGCGTCGACTTGGCGCTGTGGGATCTTTACGGCAAGGTCATTGGTCTGCCCGTTTACAAGATTCTCGGTGGCGCGGTGCGCGATGAGATTCACTTCTATGCGACCGGCGATCGTCCTGATCTGGCGAAGAAACTGGGCTTTATCGGCGGCAAGATGACGACGCATTGGAGCTCTGCCTTTGGTGACGAGGGCATCCACAAGGATATCGAGCGTCTTAAGGGCATGCGTGAGAAGGTCGGCGATGATTTCTGGCTGATGTTCGATTGCTGGATGAGCCAGGACGTTAATTACGCTACGAAGCTCGCAAAGGCGGCTGAGCCTTACAAGCTCAAGTGGCTCGAAGAGTGCTTCCCGCCGGCTGATGTTGAAAGCTATCGTAAGCTCAAGCCCAATATGCCGAAGGGCATGATGATGACCACGGGCGAGCACACCGGTAACCTCATGGCGTTCAAGGAACTGTGCGAGGCCGGCGTTGACATCCTGCAGCCGGATGTCGGCTGGTGCGGCGGCATCACCTCGCTGTGCGAGATCGCCGCTTTGGCGAAGTCGCATGGCCAGCTGGTGGTTCCTCATGGCTCCTCCGTGTATTCGCACCATGCGGTCATCACCTTCACGAACACGCCGTTCAGCGAGATGCTCATGGTCGCTCCGAAGGCTGATCGCATTCGTCCGCAGTTCGACCCGGTCCTCATTGGCGAGCCTGTGCCTCATGACGGCATTATCACCGCTGAGGAGCTTGACAAGCCTGGTTTCGGCGTTGAGTTGAACACCAAGTGCCCGCTCGAGCGTCCTTACACGCACTGATTTGCGTATGGGCGCCATCTTCAGGCAGATGAGACGAATATTATAGGAAAGGAAAACCCGTGGAATATGCAAATCCACATAACGCCTTCAAAGAGGCGTTGAAAAGCGACCGGAAACTGTTGGGCCTGTGGCTCGCATTCGGATCGGCGACCGCTGCTGAAATCTCAGCGGACGCCGGGTTCGATTGGGTGCTGGTCGATGGCGAACATGGTCCGAACGATCTGACGACCATTCTCGAGCAGCTGCGCGCCCTTTATGGGTACCCGGTCAATCCGATCGTGCGACCGGCTAACTCCGATCCTGTGCTCATCAAGCAGGTCCTCGACCTTGGCGCCCAGACCTTGTTGTTGCCGATGGTCAACACTCGTGAACAAGCCGAAACAATGGTGCGTGCCGCTCATTATGCTCCAGAAGGCTTCCGAGGTGTAGGTGCCTCTTTGGCGCGTTCCGGGCGTTGGGGCCGGATTCCCGACTACATGCGCGTTGCCGCCGACGACATTTGCATCTTGGTGCAGGTGGAGACTAAGGAAGCGCTTGCGAATGTGGACGAGATTGCTTCCGTCGATGGCGTCGATGGCGTGTTCATCGGACCGGCTGATTTGTCGGCTTCCCTCGGTCATCCCGACGATGCTGAGAATCCGGATGTCCAAAAGTCGATTCACCATGCTTTCGATGTGATTGCTTCGCATGGCAAGGCTATAGGGTCGCTGGCTTTTGGCACGGATCTCGCCAAGAAGTATTTTGACTGGGGCGCGAATTTCGTTGCAGTCGCTGGGGACACTGATCTTTATGTGCATGCCCTGAGCGAGGAACTTGAGCAGTTCCGGTAGTCGGATAGCCATTATGCCTATGTCTGTCGGAAATCAATAAGTTCTAGTCAAAGAATATGGCCGTTGCGGTTTTGCTGCACGGCCATTTTCTGTATCGTGTTCGAGCGTTTATTAGACAAAGATGGATATATTATGGAATATATGGATGGTAGTGAAGCTCCAGCAGGAACACAGACGTTGATGCATGGAATCGCCGTGTTGAAGGCGGTGTCAGATGGAGCCAGCAACCTCAAGGAGATTGTGGCTGCTACTCATTTGAATCGAAGCACCGCTCACCGATTGGTGCAGGCTTTGTGTAGCGAACGTTTTCTGAGGGATGAAGGGAGAAGTGGTTTGAGCTTAGGCCCTGCTCTTATCGAGCTGGGATTTAAGGCGCGTGACAGTATCTCGATACAGGAAGTCGCCCACCCATACCTCGTCGATTTGAGTCATGAGACGAAAGATACGATTCATCTGGCCATAGAGAATTGCGGAAGCGTGCTTTACCTCGACAAGATACATGGCCAACGAGGTGTTGAAATTCGTTCGTGGCCGGGGTGCCGGATGCCGTTGACCTATACCGGCGTCGGCAAGGCTCTTCTTATTGATGACTCCAAGCGTTGGACCTCCCAATACTTGCAGGATAGAAGTCTGCAGGATCGATCTCCCGAGCATGATTATGCCAATGCCAACGTTTTTGCCAACGCGATGGCAAAGTTCGCAAAACAAGGGTTTGCCTACGATCTTGAAGAGAATCAGAAATATATTCGTTGCGTGGCGGCGCCTATCAAAGGGGTTGAAGGCAAAACAATCGCGGCTATATCGATTTCCGCAATTGCCACGTTCATGCCAGCGCAGAGAATGCGTAAGCTTGGTGAGCGCATCAAACAGTATGCCAAGAAGATCTCTGAAGAGATGGGTTATACGAGCTCCAATGACACTTCCACGGGCGCAGGCCAAAGAGACTGAGCTTGTTCTTCCTATATAATGGTTTCGTCGCGTACGGAATTATAGAGAAACTGCTATGGGGGATCGTTCACAGGTTTGTGAATAGTTGCTTCTGATGTTTGGGCGGTTTCCGATATTTTGCGCGTTGAAAAGACGATTTGGAAACGAATTAGGTTGGACGATGACATTGCATTCGATGAACGGTAAGATCGACTCGGCTCTGTTCAAGGCTGTGCTCTGGGATATGGACGGCACGTTGATCGATTCCGAGCCCTACTGGCATCAGGTTGAAATGGATATCGCCCGCGAGCATGGCGGCTATTGGAGCGAGGAGATCGGTTGGACCTGCTCGGGTAAGCCGGTGCCGCAGGTCGCTCAGCTCATGATTGATAAGGGCACCCGGTTGTCTGTCGCAGAAGTCGGCCGGTTGATGATCGAAGGCGTGGCGCGCATGGAAGCGGAACGTATGCCTTGGATTGATGGGGTGGAAGATGTGCTGCGCTCGCTGATTGCGGCGGGTATTCCTTCAGTTCTGGTGACGGCATCGCCGCGACTCATGGCTGAAAACTTGGTGCGTCAGGCCCCCGAAGGCGCATTTGTAGGTTACGTCTGTGGCGAGGATGACCTCCCGAAAAAGCCGAATCCCGCGCCGTATCTTGCTGCCGCGGAAGTCATAGGAGTCCAAATTCCGAGCGATCTCGTAAAGGCCAATGGCTTGGCCGATTTTTCACTCGATCGCTCTGGTCGAAAGCGTAGTGTGGGCGGAACGAATGGTGCTGGCAAAACGAGACGTGCTGGCAAAACGAGACGTGCTGGCGAGACGAACTGTGCTGACAATGGGCAACGTGCTCCTGAGAGCAATAATGCCGGCAAGATAAACCGCGACGAGGAAGCGATTCGTGCTGATGAAGCGAGTCATACCGATGTCAACGATGCGGCTGTCGTCCCAACGTATGACGATTTCCTTCTTGCAATCGCAAGATGCGTGGCCATCGAGGATTCAATGACGGGCATCCAGTCCGCGGCCGCTTCCGGCGCGACGACCATTGCTCAGACCGGTTTTATCAAGACGGACACGTCCGCCGGCCCCCAATTCGCTTCAATCAGTAGTTACGACGGCCTTACCGCCGAAGTCCTCAAACGTTATGTCGAGCAGCGGTTGGCTACTATGGAGTAATGAAAAAGTTTCCGGCAAAATGTCGGAGACTCTTGCAAACACTCGCAAAACGGCATGGAAAAAGGGCTTCCGGGAAAATCCCGAAAACCCATATCGTGGAGCTGATGGTAATCGCATAATCTGTTGATATTTCAACGATTACTGACCTTATTGAACTTTTGTGTACCTGTATGTGTACCTAAAGTCATTTTTTCGGCTCTTCAGACAGCTCATCGGTTGCATGTTCGAGACGTTCAAATACGGGTTGAATCAACGCGTATTCATCGGGATGTTTTTCAAGGAATGTCTGAATCTTTTCAAGGTTGTCGTCGAAGATTTGCTTTTGGTCAGAGGTTATGGCCTCGATATTTGTGGAATTAGCAAGTGCGTTTAGCAACTCTTCAATGGGTTGTTCGTTCATGCTGGCTGTGTCGACTTCAACGGTTTCGATTATGTCGCCGTCGCGATTCGCAATGCTCGCCATGTCAATGTTACCGGTTTCCAAAAGCAGACGTAAGGTTTCGGGAATCTGCTGCATGGCCTTGTCGTGGTATGCGGGATCGGTCCAGCGCCCGCTCCCGTTGGTTTCGACCTGGCGTATGTAACGCATGACAATACCGGAGAGGGAAAGGGTCGGAGGAACGGCAAGGGCAATGAGCCGAGTATGGAATCCTGCCTGATGAAAGTCACGCAGCGTCTTGGCGTTGGAATCCGGATGATTGAAAGTCGTTTCGATGATAGTGTTTACGTGCCGGTGTCTCAAATAATCAAGGGACATGCCAACCCAAGCACCTGAAGCCTGACTCGTGGCCGAGGGCATCAGCAAAGGGTCAGTGTCCATCAGCTGGTCGTA from Bifidobacterium sp. ESL0728 encodes:
- a CDS encoding MFS transporter; this translates as MAETNVSAKRQGKPKEDKQAELTRIISKTARHLVPFLLLMYVMAFFDRSNISYAQQSYMADTGLTAQGYALGSGMFFVIYAFLGTPANLMLRKVGARKWLTILTIVWGIVGASMAFTNGTSSFIIVRVLLGVAEAGFFPGAIYLTTIFFPKKQQDEIRGLFYMGVPIAMVIGAPLSGLLLQMHGLGGKPGWFWMFLIEGILAIFVGFAAWYCLDDSPRVARYLTHDEGELLADTIEEEANSGEVKTESSMSGAVKSWRVWVLSIVYFMIQVGVYGITFYLPTQVSGLIGKKVGMTVSLISMIPWACALLGTWLLPKISSKYGHHPQFVALILLITGLAIALSPFVPPVLAIVCLCFAATGVVASQPIFWRMPTELFTGAALAGGIGMVNMVGNFGGFFAPNLRVWFDTLFGTLGSGKAGLVALGSFVLVGALLSWIVGLSERKPKKEAASK
- the rhmD gene encoding L-rhamnonate dehydratase codes for the protein MKLPTITAIRAYSMGGAAAKIQGQGGGDYHDQPKGHWIDNHIATPMSKYKEYEQSRQSFGLNVLGTLVVVVEASDGTKGFAISTAGQVGCFIVEKHLNRFVEGKRVDQIKLIHDQMLNSTWFYSGGGGVVMNTISCVDLALWDLYGKVIGLPVYKILGGAVRDEIHFYATGDRPDLAKKLGFIGGKMTTHWSSAFGDEGIHKDIERLKGMREKVGDDFWLMFDCWMSQDVNYATKLAKAAEPYKLKWLEECFPPADVESYRKLKPNMPKGMMMTTGEHTGNLMAFKELCEAGVDILQPDVGWCGGITSLCEIAALAKSHGQLVVPHGSSVYSHHAVITFTNTPFSEMLMVAPKADRIRPQFDPVLIGEPVPHDGIITAEELDKPGFGVELNTKCPLERPYTH
- a CDS encoding HpcH/HpaI aldolase/citrate lyase family protein yields the protein MEYANPHNAFKEALKSDRKLLGLWLAFGSATAAEISADAGFDWVLVDGEHGPNDLTTILEQLRALYGYPVNPIVRPANSDPVLIKQVLDLGAQTLLLPMVNTREQAETMVRAAHYAPEGFRGVGASLARSGRWGRIPDYMRVAADDICILVQVETKEALANVDEIASVDGVDGVFIGPADLSASLGHPDDAENPDVQKSIHHAFDVIASHGKAIGSLAFGTDLAKKYFDWGANFVAVAGDTDLYVHALSEELEQFR
- a CDS encoding IclR family transcriptional regulator, with product MEYMDGSEAPAGTQTLMHGIAVLKAVSDGASNLKEIVAATHLNRSTAHRLVQALCSERFLRDEGRSGLSLGPALIELGFKARDSISIQEVAHPYLVDLSHETKDTIHLAIENCGSVLYLDKIHGQRGVEIRSWPGCRMPLTYTGVGKALLIDDSKRWTSQYLQDRSLQDRSPEHDYANANVFANAMAKFAKQGFAYDLEENQKYIRCVAAPIKGVEGKTIAAISISAIATFMPAQRMRKLGERIKQYAKKISEEMGYTSSNDTSTGAGQRD
- a CDS encoding zeta toxin family protein, encoding MNRMLSDTTLQAIFDTEIAPILDSEIAGRTRIEQPVLFMVGAQPGAGKTKAIASIASANNAIEINGDDLRTHHPDYDQLMDTDPLLMPSATSQASGAWVGMSLDYLRHRHVNTIIETTFNHPDSNAKTLRDFHQAGFHTRLIALAVPPTLSLSGIVMRYIRQVETNGSGRWTDPAYHDKAMQQIPETLRLLLETGNIDMASIANRDGDIIETVEVDTASMNEQPIEELLNALANSTNIEAITSDQKQIFDDNLEKIQTFLEKHPDEYALIQPVFERLEHATDELSEEPKK